The region ACATATTCACTGATCGGTTCTCAATGAAATTCTAGCCTACAATGATTCAAAAAAAATCCAGGCAGGATTCAATAATCAATGGTGCATAAAATCCATAAAGAATAAGAGACAGCATGAGGTCCATGATTCGGTACATGCCGGTTTTCTCTCCACAGTAATATTTCTGATAACAAGCAATGAGAACTGTACCTTTACTAATAATTCCATAAGCAAAGAAATGTCAACAGAGATAATCAAAGAATTATGCAAGGAAAACCTTCAACCGTAAGCAATGACGTCTGAGCGAAGTGAGCTAAATTATTTTTCGAAGACTAATCCAAATTCTGAGAAAATACAATCTTAGAATTAATCACAGATCCAGTTcaaataactttaaaaatttagcAATTCTACCAGGCGTAATCAAGGTTTTGTCCTTTCTGAAAGACACCtcggaaaaaaaatcaaggctCAGTAACGCACTGCCTGGCATTACTCAAGATGGTGGCCATGGGCCCTAGTACTTTCACTGTGGTTGGTAGGTCATTCACCAACAAAAGCGCATGATCACTAATTCCAGGCTtgcatgaagattgcatgataGATATAAAGAAGCCACGCATgcattcaaatgaaaaatcaaaagctTGTCAACTTCTTTCCTGcttcaaatgaaaaagaaaatcttgTAGCTTATTACCAGgtcttcattcattcattcattcaaggATTACCACTAAAGCACTAGATCTCATTAGAGTGAAATCATCATATTACATTACTAAAGAGTTCACAACAGCAAACCATGATAGATAATCTCTTAATCTTTCAACTCCGAATAGAAGAACACGTGCACAACAGGTACATGACAGAGAAACAACAAGAACTACAACAATCTGTGACGGGGATTACCTCACACTGCTAAACACTGAGATTGACTAAACTGCCTAAAATTGACGAAGTTCATCACTTAATCTTTTCTCTGACTTTTAATTCTACAAGCCTTCACCAGAGGCACCACTGCTGGTTCCTCTCCTACTCACTGTTGTGTTTTTTAATATCtgcagaaaaaaaattaaattctccATCATTCATTTGTGCATCCatttcaacaataaaagatTCAGATATTACAGTTGATTGTCAGAATGCAGAaacatttgtgaaaaaaaaagaaatgatattGAATAGTCATAAGACCATAAAGTTTAAGCACACACTAGAAAGGCTCATCTTTTGGAGGTCAAATGATGGATAGGAATTACACCCATCTAAGAGACAAGTCAACATTTGATTACATGGATTTTTGTGGAAGAACCTAGTGCGCTGTATCAGAAAACAGTAATATGTGGGACTGCTTAGAAAGAAGTTTGTCTTGCAAAGGACCAATACATAAAGCACAATCTCAGTAGTTAAATCACAACCTGCTAGAACTACTGATCCTACCAGTTTAGAAATAACCACGCTTGGATGTTTCTGACACAGTGGTGTCACATGAATGTAATATCATCGCAAGCGCATTAGAGAGCATTTCTTAGAATCCTTAATTTAATTACTGGTGCAGGAAACATCTAATGGATAATTTTCTCTCCACAGGAAGGAAACAAACATGACAAACAAAAGCCCACTTATCTATGATCctcatttattaaaaaccataaaaaaactatattattattatttttttcactttactATCAGCTCAAATCCAAAAAGGTgctcaaaagaagaaaattcctTGTCTGAAAAATGCCATACAAGAAAATCATCAACTTCCAAGAGCAAGTTTGATAATGAGatacaagaataaaatgaaGGTGAAATTGAATACATACATGTCTAAGCATCTGGTTCTCGTTCTGGAGAGTGGAGAGTCTCTCCTCCAGCTCAGAGTTCTTCTTCTCCAAGTCCTTAACTTTAGCCTCCAAATCATTCAAATAAGCCTTCTTCCTCTCCCTGGCCTGCTGAGCTGACACTCTATTCCTCAGTAACCTATTAAAAACCATCAAAATTCACAAAACAAAGGATCAAACATAGCCCAAGACACACCTCCACAATGTACAggattggagaaaaaaaaaacaaaaagttcatAGATTCTACAGCCCTAAAAGTCCACCTTTTGAGCCGCTTGTGCTCCTTGTCCGCAGGGCTCCTCCCACGCTTCCGCTGTCCAGCTTGGGTAGCGGCCTGAGCCCGGTCCGTTCCTGCTGCTGAACCGGCCTCCCTACCGGAAGTGGACGGACCCGCCATCTCCCCCCCGAACTCCGGCACTCTACGGATCTCTTCATCACTCTCCATTCCTGAATTCCAACACCACCGAAAGTTTCCATTTTTACCAATAAAACAGCTAAAAATTCCATTtttatgtaagaaaaaaaagaaaaaaaacctacTTTCACCCCAAATAAAAAATCCTATAccataatttcttttcttttgatgaaaattcatcAATTACGGATCAAAAATacactgaaaaaaaaatacaaaaaaaaagagaaaaacttcCAAAATTTGACACCTTCTTTAGTTTCCATCTGAGGAGCGGAACTAGAGGACCTCTCACTGCTGGAAGGGAGGGAGCTCGTCGCCGGCTCTTGCATTCTGAAATCTAGAGAGAGAAACAAAcagaagagagaagagagagaaaagtttGTCTTCTCTGGGAAAGAGCAGGGGAGCAAGCAATTAACGAGGGTTGGCTAAAGGGGTTTGGGGGTTTAGAGATCAATTCTTGGCCGTTGGATTGGAAAATATCGGATGGTTACTAAGGTGTTAACGTGGAATGAGGACAAGCCATAAACAGTGGAGAGAATCCAAAGGTCAAGAGATGGTAAGCGTGGTGCATTATTGACCGGTAGATTTGGATTAGATCTGGGTTTGAATCTAACGGTGATGAGCTGGTGTCTGCTGTTGTCTTTGTCTGGATTCTTTCTTTTCCAGTGTCCTTTTTGGTCTTTTAATTGTGGGGGGCAGTTgaggatgatggtgatgatgatggtgcaTGGATGccctaaaatttattattaactgtttatgaaattataataatttttaaaattataaagtccttatatttaatttatttattaattttgttaccatgatttaagatatatatacatctttgtaaaattttgaaattatgtaTAGATAATAAACTCCTAACTCTTGTAAAAAGCAAACTCATAATATAGTTATTAATCATGagttgttataaaaaaaaatgttaaattaaactataaaaaatttctGTTTCTTACTTACATGTTCTGAAAATTGTACTTTCAAATATGCTTTTGGTGTGTAAATAgaacaattttataatttagaaaaatacaaattacacATGTACTGTGGTGGTAAATTAtgggttatttttttaaattataaattaatttgttcatCCTCTCATTTGAATATTTCTAAatctttattatcttttttcGTTACTGTATAAATATGAtacttatataattaaatacatatttgaataaaaatttatttcataaatgaTCAGAACtgaagatataaaaataaaatcatgtagaaaattaaatatttaacttagATAGTTACATAGAATATTAAATGTCTAGATATAAATGGTGAAAAAGAAGGCacttaatttttaaactttacAAAAGCACCTAAAATAAACATGCAAGGGTTCACtaggtaaaaaataaaattaaataaatagaagacTACGATgttatgtttttgaaaatattacatCTTTATATGTATTTCATGgcaaacatattttttatttatgaatgatttatataaaataatattaattattgaatGTAAAAATCTTGCCCTAAGAcagaattttacaaaattagaAGGCTCTCATTTGGGGAAGTGGGGGAAGTTGAATTacatttttatatgtattttatatcaaacatatttcttatttatgagtgatttatataaaataatatcacGTATCAAATGTATAAAAATCTTTCTATAAGACGGAATCTTACAAGGCTAGAGGGCGTTCATTTGGGGAAAGTGGATTTTTCCCTCACttccaatgtttttttgttctgAAGTGAATTTTGAGCTAAACACGTTTCAGTATATTTTTTACTGAAGTGCGGAAGGTGAACCACCTTAAAAAAACTCACTTTTCTCTACTTCTAGAGTTTTTTCTAAACTCATTGAACTTTCACTTTGTCATTTTCCCTAATGCCCGATCTCTCCATCTATCATCCACCTTCCATCCTCgacattatgatttttttcatccAGCCTCTAATATCTCTAGCAGTACTGGCCTTCTGATATCTTGTGCCACTAGTGTCTTGATCTCCTTGCCATTTTGGATTATCCTTGCATTGATATCTTGTTCAGAATCTTGAAgtttttcctctctctctctctctctctctctctctctctcttctcttttttataaATCTCTTCGATTTTAAGaggtttgtttttttactattgAGATCTTGGAGAACTGTGCATCTCTTTCAATTTGAGGGTTTTGCTTTTGATTGTTGAGAATTTGAGCTAAAGGAGTACTGAATAGTGTCAACATTCTCCTACAACTTTTTGTAGAAAGGAATAAAATCTTTGTCCCTACAACTTGAAGTCCCCGTTACTGTACTTTGTTTCCtttcaaaaaactaaaaagttcCAAAGCTATTTTCTAGCATAAGAACTTAGAAACTTTTGATCTTTGGcttaggaatgggggtggggggCGGGGAGTGGGGGCGGGGAGGCGGGGAAAAAATTCCTCGCCCTAGCCCCTCAGCTGGGGCAGGGGCAGGGTCCCCGAGGTgattcccaaaaaaatatattatatatttttttaatatatttattaaagattatttcaacattaacataatattatatatatataatcaataaatatttatttgttaatatttttttagttattattatggaactcacaattatttcatacaacttattaactatttaaatttatatatttcattaaaaacatatatggtatttctttttaagtttatatttttttagttattattatgtatttctttatttttttgaagattcTTGTTTATGGTCAACAATTCAAGCTATTTGTTCTAcatttgatgaagaggaggatgagaatgatgaggtaaatatgattttttttataaaattttatctttaatcttgatattatttataatcttattatatatttacaattttgtttattattgaagGAGGAGTTATCATGTCGAGATGCTTTAGTGGTAGTGGAATTggattctcaatataaatgacttggagaaagaagaaacaaattgatggaagcatgaaattattgtgctagtttttgcattatgaatttttatttaatggatttgtaattataatttagttttaaactttatattatttgtaccttaatgttgttgtttaatcaaacattatattatgacttgttatgagaaatatttttgtgtgaatttttttattttatatatgatgtgtatgttgtacttttggttgagaatttttttattttatttcatcatacattatatttttttaatttttcaattgtatatagcatctttagcaTATGTGTAACacaaatgcattagaaatattatagttatttatagaaaatttttatattaatgttttgggcggggcggggattccccgtggGATGGGATCCCAGCTGGGGAGGATTTTTTTCCCAGGGGAATTTTAACGGGAATCCCCGCCCGTGGAGAGcgggggatggggacggggatcccattccccgccccgcccagccccacccccattcctactTTGGCTCAATGTAAGATTTTGCGttgttttttcttaatatctgtCTAGAATGGATCTATGCTTGCTTtttggtttttcctttttttgtttatttatttattttttggtgttGTGTTTGTCTTAAGATCTGACTTGAACTtgatagaaatatatattttttcttcttcttttgttcttgtttgtgATGGAAGAAGCAAGTTTCTATTTTGTGGTGTTTTGTTTGggaaatttagtttttttaatttaaaggcGGGAATCATGTTTttcacttgtttttgttttttctttgtttgtttgtttgtttgtttcataaaaatttaagtatctTCAGGTTTTTTccctaaagaaagaaaaagcccGTGGTTTTGGGGTTttggttttgtaatttttgcttttatggatcaaatttgcattttttttaaagaaatctgGTATGATTTGCAATCTTGTGTTCATGATTTTGACTTCTTTATGTTTGTTTCATTTGTCTTCCGGCATTTTGTTTCGTCTTGAGATGGAGACAAATCtctttttattaatgtctctacaattttttattttctcttttcctttaatGCATCTTGATCTAAATCTACTTGCATATTTCTATAATGAAGCCAAAGAGTAGGTTTGTGATGGTTTGCTCAAAtagattttatgttttgttatcttGGGATCTTTAACTTTCCATGTAAATTTTGTTATAGCATTAAATCTTTGGCATGGGAATTATGCACcatttgtttgttatttgtaGATTATTTTCACTTTCTATTTTATgcatttttgtttgtatttttagtgtCATGGATCCACTAGTTTGAGAAGATTCTCTTCTATTGCTTTCTCTTTAGTGCTATCATAGGATTTCTCATTAATGGAGAACAAGATACTCAATGTAACCACTAAGAATAAAAGTACAAATTATACAAGAAATAGACTTGTCTTTAAAGTTGTTTCTCGAATGATTGTAtgtattatgttgtttttttttgttctcataCTATATTAAATTAGGATGGGGTTTATATAAAAGTTTTGAGCCTTATGACCTCCTAGTTGTTTGTGATTGGTGCACACTTCTAATGACTAGTAAGTGCAGATGATATGGATTTTTAACATCATGTATGGCTAGTTGTCCTTAAAAAAGCTTAACACTAGGAAATTCTATTAAACCCTTTCTTGGCTTAGTCATATAATTATGCTATACTTCCATTATGGTTATTATCAGGATCTTCAAAACATCTACTGCAATCCAATCATATATGGTGCTATATTTACACTTTATTATGCCACTGTATAGAATATGatgtatcattttttaattgGCTGTTTAATTGTGCAGTAATTATGCATTTGTTACAGACCTTTTCTAATGTAGCATAAACTCATGACATAAATTTTTGTTGAGCAATCTAAAGATTGGTTTTCTTTtgctaatgaaaaaaaattaggagTAGAGTTTCAAGTATGCAAGATAGTCCTTCTAGTAATGAATGCTTTCTTTCTTGACTAGTactgtgtatttatatatgtacacCTAAGATAGATATAAATGccctttttgaatttaaaactaCATTACTATATTCAATTTTtgtcttaaaaataaattgttttgattaggaaacaaaaagccaaaaaaGACCATAACCATTGTTCTTATCTTTCCTCTTTTCAAGTTTAAAGATTATGATGGATTTGTTATAAGTTATCACACCAAAATGAATATAAAGGTAGGTTTGATATGAGAAAACGTGAAGTATAGCACAACAGAACTTTTTTTATCATCTGTTTCATATACAAATCTGTGAGAAGTACAACACAAAAGGATGATTAAATGTAacacaaatttataattttttttcactttgaaAACCATTGCATAAAGATCTTTCTAAGATGCAATACAACCAAAGACAAAATTGCCTCTAGTAAACTCTGTGAACTTCTAAAGCTATACTTAATAATAAGCATGCTATATtcaaagaagaggagaaagataATGCTTTCCTTGCATCCAACAATGAAAACTAGGTATAAGATGTGCTGTGGGCCCCacgcatttttttttaatttaaatcatttattttgcatGGATGGCGGTTacggaaaaggaaaagaaaaacccttgttattaattttttcttaatctttatattttattaaggttttcaaaccctaaccGCCATGTCTTTGTTTCTTCCAATATAGTCTCTTGTTTGTACCAAGAAAGAATGAGAGATCTTgcctctttcctttttcttctttttctttttggtgtgtggtgccggcggcGAGGACGGAGATAGGCCTCTTCGTCAAGGTTGTGTCATTGTTATTGTGAGGTAAGCGttctcttcctagatctagggttaagtgGTGAAATTCTATTTATCTCCTAGATCTTGTCGTGATATTATCTAATGTTCTTATTTAGGGGTTATATTATGTGCTTAGTGGTTTGGTTATCTCAGAATTAAACCGGTTTGTTAATTAGGATGTTACACAGTACACAGTGAGACTTTTTATTGATTTGCtaattgtttttactttcgtcGTTCATGCACAAGTTatctatgtttaaaaaataaaatcaaattttctaagttctgttttcttttaaatttacatTTGATTGTGGACTTGAGTGTATTGTGCTGGCGTCCACCAcatacagtatatatatatatatatatatatatatatttatattaagttGATAggttagaatatatatattaagttgatAGGTTAGAATGTTTTCATGTGTTCAGAGTAAagttatattgtttatatttataaaatatgttgctttttattaaaatgatgaatAGTTTTGTAAATAGAAAGTTCTACCGAATTTTAATGGACGAAACTAAAATGGTTTAGGTTCTGCAGtctgcttatatatatatatatatatctatatatatggattgattaattgtttaaggtattatatttgtttaagttTTATAAGGAATAGTGAAAGTTCTGTAAATAAgttgttaaaatatatgtatatattggatTGTTGGATGTTTTAGGTATTATCATAGTTAGTGTAGGAATTTGATCCACTGTATATCCCTGTGTATTTTTAGCATGTTTAGTGTCTTAATACCTTTAGGATGTGCTCTCAATTATAGGATATTCTGCGGAAACCTGATTTTGGGGTGTTTGTAATTTTTGGTGTTAGCTAgccaggtaagtaaaccacatataaatctgtgtatatatgtatatgcaaatttctgatttttgaaaatggtttacttagttatttaattaatttggattttactgtttagagaaaaaaaaacatcctcatattattcacaaattatttattgattattattattattatttgtctaTTGATGATTACTTacaatatgttgatgatattaattgatgttattttaGTATAGTacggatcatatatatatatatatatatatatatatatatatatatttgtcaaccTGACATTGAGTTTTGATTTGCTCGTcagttgtttattttattttagttttatcaaattattaaaagaaaagaatgaaatgtTGTTGAATGTGGAATTGtttcagaaattatatatatatatatatatatatatatatatatatatatatataattatataatcttGTTCATGCAGACAGTGTTGATTATATATTAATAGAAGTTGT is a window of Dioscorea cayenensis subsp. rotundata cultivar TDr96_F1 chromosome 5, TDr96_F1_v2_PseudoChromosome.rev07_lg8_w22 25.fasta, whole genome shotgun sequence DNA encoding:
- the LOC120260420 gene encoding transcription factor HY5-like, which translates into the protein MQEPATSSLPSSSERSSSSAPQMETKEGMESDEEIRRVPEFGGEMAGPSTSGREAGSAAGTDRAQAATQAGQRKRGRSPADKEHKRLKRLLRNRVSAQQARERKKAYLNDLEAKVKDLEKKNSELEERLSTLQNENQMLRHILKNTTVSRRGTSSGASGEGL